One window of Acropora palmata chromosome 1, jaAcrPala1.3, whole genome shotgun sequence genomic DNA carries:
- the LOC141897048 gene encoding uncharacterized protein LOC141897048, protein MQLVEWFDKGEMDEERIKKCIDVFNVAGEMLAKIMAKYNYKNVYDSLAKKCKEMEDQRRLAECRTSLGIKEIFNCICATGLCHKAVERARPHLEEADRIQTHLQVNKGNSRAQCLAKLGRCLVRRSDTEGGKAMIEEAIRIREAAVQTPYDHEEEGGENVCYVMLGATYNDKAVAHSFENHHREAVNIRKNQVMPIYRERLEDHPFTATILNNMSNNHRDLGEYETAEEYAEEALRIRLELLTDHRATTKSLFDLGMALKANKKFREARYFLEQCKTMQEKVVNDNALEEKTEEELRDVNRLLEMEQLQGFRKFCPLF, encoded by the exons ATGCAGCTGGTTGAATGGTTCGACAAGGGTGAAATGGATGAAGAGCGAATTAAGAAATGTATCGACGTCTTCAATGTGGCGGGAGAGATGCTGGCGAAGATTATGGCAAAGTACAATTATAAAAATGTTTACGATTCTTTGGCTAAGAAGTGCAAAGAAATGGAAGACCAGCGGAGACTGGCTGAATGTCGGACTTCCCTTGGGATCAAGGAAATCTTCAACTGCATATGCGCAACAGGTTTGTGCCACAAAGCTGTTGAGCGAGCTCGGCCTCATTTGGAAGAAGCTGATAGGATCCAGACTCACCTTCAAGTCAACAAGGGTAACAGCCGTGCCCAGTGCCTCGCTAAGCTAGGCCGCTGTCTAGTAAGAAGAAGTGACACAGAGGGAGGGAAGGCCATGATTGAGGAAGCAATACGTATCAGAGAGGCCGCAGTCCAAACACCTTATGATCACGAAGAAGAAGGCGGCGAGAATGTCTGCTATGTCATGCTGGGTGCAACATACAATGACAAGGCAG TTGCTCATTCTTTTGAAAACCATCATCGAGAGGCAGTGAACATCAGAAAAAATCAAGTGATGCCGATTTACAGAGAAAGACTGGAAGACCATCCTTTCACTGCCACCATCCTCAACAATATGTCCAATAATCATCGCGACCTGGGAGAATATGAGACCGCTGAGGAGTACGCTGAAGAAGCTCTACGTATTCGGCTCGAGTTATTGACGGACCACAGGGCCACCACCAAATCCTTGTTTGATCTTGGAATGGCACTAAAAGCGAACAAAAAGTTCAGAGAAGCAAGATATTTTCTTGAACAATGTAAGACTATGCAGGAGAAAGTGGTGAATGATAACGCCCTCGAGGAAAA gACGGAAGAAGAGCTAAGAGATGTTAACAGACTACTTGAAATGGAGCAGTTACAGGGTTTTCGAAAATTTTGTCCCCTTTTCTGA
- the LOC141897031 gene encoding uncharacterized protein LOC141897031 isoform X2 has protein sequence MAQTVEGDNLPQGVEGTTPGTSPLIRRAREHDEASDDVLVQPIQETSRDTLQGLSKLRDNFPHFVNRKTDELSLIVKYLDPENKKCQGVFIDGAPGIGKTILATEAANKLRRDNRHVLVAYIDCKDIKSFESFAETVIEQICRSPSVNDPAAEIKKRLEASKDYFYILFLDNFEYILENNHNQQNQPSTAAASSRDCGERVVRFIGEIARRPTNNKFLVTSTERVFFPTLAMKMIHLNPFDEDESFKLLQNVRCADRISVEQFKELCKISSGIPLVLHTLISSQEDLIGLLEYFEKAPLEERTHFLQEMKTVPKEDKIQICLDLCF, from the exons ATGGCACAAACGG TTGAAGGTGATAATCTTCCTCAAGGAGTAGAAGGAACTACCCCAG GAACTTCTCCTTTAATACGTAGAGCGAGAGAACACGATGAAG cttcagatgacgttcttgtGCAGCCAATTCAGGAGACCAGCAGAG ATACCTTGCAGGGTCTGTCAAAACTACGTGACAATTTTCCACACTTTGTTAATCGAAAAACTGACGAGCTTTCCCTTATTGTGAAGTACCTTGATCCAGAAAATAAGAAGTGTCAGGGCGTGTTCATAGATGGAGCTCCAGGGATTGGCAAGACGATCCTTGCAACCGAGGCTGCTAACAAGTTACGCAGAGATAACAGACATGTCCTTGTTGCGTACATCGACTGCAAGGACATTAAGTCTTTCGAATCCTTCGCAGAAACAGTTATTGAGCAAATTTGCCGTTCGCCCTCCGTAAACGATCCAGCTGCCGAAATAAAGAAGCGTTTAGAAGCAAGCAAAGATTacttttacattttgtttctggATAACTTTGAGTATATCCTTGAAAACAATCACAACCAGCAGAATCAACCTTCAACAGCAGCAGCCTCATCTCGTGATTGTGGAGAAAGAGTCGTAAGGTTTATCGGTGAAATTGCTAGGCGCCCGACAAACAACAAGTTTCTTGTTACTTCGACGGAGAGAGTTTTTTTTCCGACGCTAGCGATGAAAATGATACATTTGAATCCGTTTGATGAAGATGAATCATTTAAGCTCTTGCAAAACGTACGATGTGCGGACAGAATATCTGTTGAACAATTCAAAGAACTTTGCAAGATTAGCAGTGGTATTCCTCTGGTACTCCACACTTTGATCTCGTCGCAAGAGGATCTGATTGGTCTCctggaatattttgaaaaagcacCTCTGGAAGAGAGAACACATTTTTTGCAGGAGATGAAAACAGTGCCTAAAGaggacaaaatacaaatttgcCTGGACCTTTGCTTCTAA
- the LOC141897031 gene encoding uncharacterized protein LOC141897031 isoform X1: MHVNLFVRQFPAIFKSWLMREDDAFQFQAEGEVRFTFFVFILDRISPLRNCCEIMAQTVEGDNLPQGVEGTTPGTSPLIRRAREHDEASDDVLVQPIQETSRDTLQGLSKLRDNFPHFVNRKTDELSLIVKYLDPENKKCQGVFIDGAPGIGKTILATEAANKLRRDNRHVLVAYIDCKDIKSFESFAETVIEQICRSPSVNDPAAEIKKRLEASKDYFYILFLDNFEYILENNHNQQNQPSTAAASSRDCGERVVRFIGEIARRPTNNKFLVTSTERVFFPTLAMKMIHLNPFDEDESFKLLQNVRCADRISVEQFKELCKISSGIPLVLHTLISSQEDLIGLLEYFEKAPLEERTHFLQEMKTVPKEDKIQICLDLCF; the protein is encoded by the exons ATGCACGTAAATTTG TTTGTTCGACAGTTTCCGGCGATTTTCAAAAGCTGGCTCATGCGTGAAGATGACGCTTTCCAATTTCAAGCCGAGGGAGAAGTCAGgtttactttttttgtgtttattctCGACAGAATTTCTCCTCTTCGCAACTGCTGTGAGATAATGGCACAAACGG TTGAAGGTGATAATCTTCCTCAAGGAGTAGAAGGAACTACCCCAG GAACTTCTCCTTTAATACGTAGAGCGAGAGAACACGATGAAG cttcagatgacgttcttgtGCAGCCAATTCAGGAGACCAGCAGAG ATACCTTGCAGGGTCTGTCAAAACTACGTGACAATTTTCCACACTTTGTTAATCGAAAAACTGACGAGCTTTCCCTTATTGTGAAGTACCTTGATCCAGAAAATAAGAAGTGTCAGGGCGTGTTCATAGATGGAGCTCCAGGGATTGGCAAGACGATCCTTGCAACCGAGGCTGCTAACAAGTTACGCAGAGATAACAGACATGTCCTTGTTGCGTACATCGACTGCAAGGACATTAAGTCTTTCGAATCCTTCGCAGAAACAGTTATTGAGCAAATTTGCCGTTCGCCCTCCGTAAACGATCCAGCTGCCGAAATAAAGAAGCGTTTAGAAGCAAGCAAAGATTacttttacattttgtttctggATAACTTTGAGTATATCCTTGAAAACAATCACAACCAGCAGAATCAACCTTCAACAGCAGCAGCCTCATCTCGTGATTGTGGAGAAAGAGTCGTAAGGTTTATCGGTGAAATTGCTAGGCGCCCGACAAACAACAAGTTTCTTGTTACTTCGACGGAGAGAGTTTTTTTTCCGACGCTAGCGATGAAAATGATACATTTGAATCCGTTTGATGAAGATGAATCATTTAAGCTCTTGCAAAACGTACGATGTGCGGACAGAATATCTGTTGAACAATTCAAAGAACTTTGCAAGATTAGCAGTGGTATTCCTCTGGTACTCCACACTTTGATCTCGTCGCAAGAGGATCTGATTGGTCTCctggaatattttgaaaaagcacCTCTGGAAGAGAGAACACATTTTTTGCAGGAGATGAAAACAGTGCCTAAAGaggacaaaatacaaatttgcCTGGACCTTTGCTTCTAA